In Phoenix dactylifera cultivar Barhee BC4 unplaced genomic scaffold, palm_55x_up_171113_PBpolish2nd_filt_p 000539F, whole genome shotgun sequence, the genomic stretch CTGCAcggacccatatatataggaACGGAAAAAGAATCACCTTGATACTAAACCGGATCGAGCCCGGGATCTTCTTGGAAATGGGAAGATCTAGGATAGGCGGCCAACCTCCTGGAGAGAGCGATGTGCATGGACCGGGTGAGTAGGGATGCAGCTCCGTGGACCGCTCGTCGGGCCTGATAGGTGGTGGTATCACACCCTTCTCAAAGGAACCGTACGTGAGACTCTCGCCTCATACGGCTCCGTCCTGGAATCTGGACCTCCCCTTTCCTTTGACCAACGGGTCCTCGAACCCATGGAGGTTACGAATCATTCATTCATTGATTGATTCAAGGTAGCTTTAGCCATTGATTGAAGCGGTAGAAGCTAGTCGCCAGAAGCGAAGCGATCTTCCGGGCCGGGAAGGAGGCCTTTTTCTGGCGCGTAAGCTACCGCAAAGGAAGAAGGCCTCCGCATTAGAAAGACTAAAGAGGCATGGAGGGCCGACTACAAGACTACGACTACAATACAAGTCATGAGCGATAGCGAAGCCTTCAGCCTTTTTTTTTCGAAAGCCCCACAACTAGCTATCTTATAGCAGACAACTAACGCAAGCCTACTCAACTAATCTCATGTAAACGCCTGTTCGCAACTAAACTAATAGAAAAAGACAACTACTTATTAAACATGTAGTTGAGTGCTCCGTCGTTCTTCGGATCTTGACCGGGTCCGAGCTTCCCAAGCTCTATGCTGTTTGGGAACTCTACAAGGGTCTTACCACCTTCTTGATTGACTATATTTGAGTCTTTGGGGTACTTTTGGATTATATTCCGCGCCGAAGATTTGTGCTTGTGGGCTGGGGTGAATATAGCGGACCAGCGGATCTGGTGGTCGACAATCGTTCGGACTTGGTAAAGGTTGTCGCGGCACCTGTAGTAGGACAGAGGACTTATTGCGATGCCCGCGGACCGATTTACTATGTCTCCGTCGCTGACGTTCGTCAAAGAGGCCACGTGGATTGGCCTGGGTCTTCTTCGGCTAATGAGACCTCGATCCCGAAGCCTTCGGAGTATCTTTTTGATAGGCGCCTCTATCTGTATGGGGAATTCGCTGCTGAAAGATCCCGCCCAGTGTCCCCCTCCTTCCCCCGCCGCCTTCCGACCCGCGGGAGTATACAATGAAAACTTCCGGACACTCATGCCCGATCGTGAGACTGCCTGTTGAACGTCCGATGGCACGTTGCTCCGACCTGAGCTATGCAACAACGAGATCTCCCTTGATCCTTGCCGGATGTGCTTGACGGTCCCCCATAATACGCTAACTTGGGGACTTCTTACTCCAGCTGTTCCAAGAGTCTCCGCTAGTTGAACCGCGTCCAGTAGACGACCTCTTCCGCTCATCCCCTTCGTCAGCTGTTTGATAGGGATACTATAACCTAGGTCCCTCAACTTGGAATGGATGGCGGAGCGTAGGTGGCAAGCAGTTATATGGATACGGTGCTTTACCCGTAGACGCTTCTCCAGCTCTCGCAAGAATTGTATGGGAGTCGTCCTCGGAGGGACTTCCCGAATGACCGTACCGGGGAATTCTACCGTACTCCGTGCAGCTATGGTTGTTGATCCTGCGGAGCCTACCCAAAGGTTCAGGCCGGATTGATTGAAGTGGGTGATACGTTTTTGTATTTCTATGAGAAGCTCTACGGCACCCACGATTCCCAGTAGTAAGTCGTCGGCATATCGCGCGTAACAAATCCTTATTAATAAGTCATGGGTTTTTAAGGGGGCCAGCTTACGGGCCAGGCGTCTCTCTGACCTGATAACTAGTATCGCCTCCCCGCCCAGCTCTATCAGCAGGCCCCTTCTTTTGCAATACTTAATAAGGTCTCTCATGGCCAAATTCTTATTAAAGCCTTCTCTACCATAGAATTCGGCCTTCGGGGTCAACCCAGCGGCTTCTATGAGGAAGGCGGCGCAAAGGAGGCTCGAGGGCTTGTTAAGGAAGGCGGCAAGGGCCGCTGAAGGGGGGAAAACGAAAGGCGTTTTCTGGTCTCCCCTTCGCCGGGGGGTGCTTGTGGAGAGGGTGTGCCACGACGAAACAAGGGAATGAAAGGTCGCTTTGCGTTGGATGCTCTTTACCCTCCCCACAATGATGGCTCTGTTGTCTTGGGGAGCGTTGAAGCTTGCTTCTTCTCCAGAGTTTTCTTGGTCATCAATACGACGACCTGTCCTTAATGGAACCGATCTGATTCTCAGAACAAGAGGAATTTCGTGCTTCTGTCGGATCCTCCCTATCTCCTGATCGAGCTTGTGTAGGTAGATGTTGCCTGGTAGGGCCGATAGTAGTACACTGTGTGGGACGGAGTAAGGGCCCTTCTCACCTCCTACGAGTCGTCCGGCGGAAAACAGTTTCTGAGTGGAGTAAAAGAACTTGGGATCGTCGATCTCTTCCTTAAAGATTGAGATGAATCGATGTCGGTCGATGGTGTGAAAACACTTCCTGATGTCGAATTCCAAAAACCAGCGAGAGGTTCCCCACTCTTCTTTGATCCGTCTTAGGGCCGAGTGGCAGCCTCGACCCGAGCGGAAGTGCGATGTGTCTGGAAACTCGGGATCGTAAATGGATTCGGGTACCATTCTTATCGCCTCTTTCATGATCTTTTCTATGGGTAGAACTACTGTGAGCGGTCTAAACTTCgacccttctttctttcttcattttcaaAAAGGGGAGCAAAGCCTGTTTTTTGCTCCCTCTATTGATAGATCAGGGGCCCTCCTGCCGGCCTGAACGAAACGCTCTTTCAGGAAGTAGTCCCATCACCCTCGGGCCCGGCGCCAACCAAGAGGAGGCGGGGCTCTCTCCAACCATTCCGAAGAGCCGAGATCTTGTAAAGGAAAAATGAGCTAGCTCAGCTGGTTTGGACCTGCGTGAATCAGTTCAGTGAAGTAAGATTAAGTTAAGGCTTTTCCAAGCCTTGCCGATAGGCGGCTCATGGCTCGCTCAGTTCGCTCGCGGAGTTCTTTAGATCAGTAGATCTGGATAGAGTCTCGCTCATAAAGGAAGAGTAGCGCGCTAGCGCGGCTCGCTTCGCTTTTCGACGCTCCGCTCGCAGCTGTCGAAGTCTGCTGAAAAACGGAAGAGCGTGCTAACGCACTACGGCTTTTCAGCCTCCGTTTGCTGGTTCCGAACTATCACTGATCCCAGAGATCAGCCTTcaaacctttttcttttaatctcTGGAAGGCTTTCTCGGGGAGAAAGCTGGTTGGGGAACTGCTAAACGACCTAAAAGAGGAGACTGACTCTGACCTTTCAAAGTCCTATCTCATCTGGTTGATAGTTGAAGGTACGTGCGATGGTACCATGGACATAAACGAGGTCGAGCATATCTTTAATGATCTCAAACTAAAGCATACCTAAAGCTATTGGTATGAGCGTGCCCTGGATGTGAGATTTGAgccagaagaagatgaggatctATCACCAGATGAGGAAATGGAAACAACTAAGTATTAGTTAGGTTTAGGTTGCGGAAATGGTAACAGCGGCTTAAGCCATTAATTGGTAAGGTTATAGAATAAGAAAAAGGAATGGGATGGGGCATTCATCGTACAGTAAGCACCGATACTCAAAAATGAGTTAGTATCGAGAGACTAGGCTTTTCATTAAAGTAGAAGGAGACAAACAGAGGTACTCTTGCCGGTGGAAGAAATTCCATCGTCGTAAGGGAAGGCCTCGGTCAATCAACTCACTGCCATTGACCAGGGGAGGGGGGAACAATCTGACGAGTGAGATCGTAACACGTGAACAACAAACCATACCGATAGGTTGATAGTTTTCTGTTGGTACGGCGTGTGGTCACAGGAACGATCGGCGGTCGTAGCATGACCTCAAGAGTACCTTCTGATTACAGCATATAGAGGTGTACCAATCCCACCATTTGAGCCAGAGCAACATTCATTCTTTAATCGCTACCAGATCAAACATGAGACCAGCatcctaaaaaagaaaaaggaacgcAAACTATCGTTTCTTTGAAATCCTTATctttctatttttaaagaagataCGCCATTACAACTCCCAAGGTATAACAGTCGACTATCCTATCAGGATTTTACAACCTGAATACCAAGGGAAGGGGGGAATACACCACTattaggagagagaaaaattagTAAATGCCGACGCCATCTTTGACTTTTTGGATGGTGGGCGGCGCCATAAACTCGATAACCAGCACCGCGGAGTCAATAAATGAAACTCAATAGAATCCTAAAAAAATCTTATTCGAGCACACACGGGACCCACAGCAATAGAATTCACACAAGCGGCAATCATCCGAGCAGAGAATGGAGAAGGGAAATATACGGAGTTCCCTGACGAATGAGAAACCGTTTGGCAAACTCCTTGCAAAAAGATCGTGATATGAGAGATTTCTCTTTTGATATGACAACCTGAAGGAAGCTCAGCCATGATGGCCTGATACTGTAATGCTACTTTCTCATCGGCGATGACCTTGTCATCGCCCCAAATTGCATATGCTTTAAACCGAACGTCCGGGATACACCGCCGCCATCCATCCACACGATAAGATGATGGGTCAATGCGAATGAAGTCTCAGAGCCAAGAAAACAAAGAGGTTTACCAGTGTTGAAACAAACTTTAGGACCTAAACGGTCAGCAGTTGCGCGTTTAAATGGTAAATGAAAACGCACCCATCTCAACAAATAGGTCATCTATGCAGAACACCAACCAAAGAGCTGCCCGAGGATTTTAGAAGTCATACCCATTAAGAAATAAGGTCCGTTGCTgatttcaaagaaaaggaaaagaaaacggATCGCCCGGCTACCCTACCATTTGAAGCGAAGAGGCCAACATTTCATTTATATCGAGCGTCCCATCGGACGGATCGAAGGATCCTCATCAACCGGAGCGGTTTTGCCAACCCTTGACGGATAGGAGTTACAATTGGCAAAGATGCGGGCAAAGCCCGCACCCTCAACAGAACACGCTAGTCGGACTCCAGGTATAGGGGCACCAACGTCAACTGTATTGGCAGATAGCTCATACAATCAACGCCAGCACGCGTCCCACCCTTAACTTAATGAGATGGTCCAACCGGAACACAGTTCTCTTAGTCCAATGGTAAGGACCATTGAAAGAAAGGGtattaaaagactcataaaGAGTTCGCTCTGGAGAGGCACAACGCCTCAGCGGAGCAGCAGCTTCTGTTGGTAGGGCTGCACTGAAGTGAAACCATAAAGACGTTTGCCCATGGATGGAGTATAAGACCAACTCGGTATGAACCGATAACCGACGTTCAACTGGTATCGAGTCATCACGGGGGACCACCCCAATGGATAGCATATCAAGCCCTGTTTGATTGATGAGGAGGCTAATCTACTTAATTCCCCTTTGGTTGGGGGCCCCGGGTCAGGAGAGAGAAGTCTGAGCTAAATGATAGAAGGCAATCCCTTTGTCTGCCCATTCATACATCTGGAGTCTTTCCCTGGGAAGCCAATGGAAAGCTCTCATCGTCCTATCCTATCCCCTTGACTCGAAAGAAAACTCTACTCCTCGCCCAGGGACGCCCTTGATCGCCTGAAATGCTCCTTCTATCCCACCCTACCCGACTAGacccttctctttcttcttttgttcCCCGCCCAGCTCGCTTGCTTGCGGAGAGACCACTTCCCCATTTTTGAACCGAAAGAGCAAAGTTCTCCTAAATCGGGAACAAAGCACTTGCAGAGAAAGCAACCTCTAGATGACAATGGATGAGATTACCTACCCTTGTTTGCCGGGACAGAACGAAGAAGACGAACGGAGAGAACAGAGCTTTTTTCCTTTGAACCGAGATGACACTTCTTCCTGCTGGCAGTTCGGGCTACCCCCTTCTTTCGTGAATGAGACAATGACGTGCTTCGCCGCGATGGATCACATCGCTTGACTCTCAAAGAGAGATTGAGCTTTTCTCGAGTCTTTCTTTCTGTCCTGTGTGAACGAAGAATCATCATAGCTCGTCCTTCTTTCGACCTTTCAGGTTCAGGGAATAGAGCAGCCGGGAAAAGGGCTTCCAAGCAAATCCGTACTTGAGTTGCCAAATCAACACTCTTTCCAATCAGGAAAGATAGAGGGAGTCGCGCGCCGGGAGTCAGCAAAGACCCGAATGCAGGGAATCTCGAGTCATAGCGCCTTCATGTGATTAGGTGGTCTGAAAGTCCTCCTTttggtttgggattttctttgtatgttgaagCTTGTGGGATGGACCCGCGCTTTTTCATGGGTTAGGGAAAGCTCTCTCGTGAGCAAAAGAGAGAGTCGGTGAGAGTTCCTAATCAGAAAAGGGAAAGAGCACATCCCGAGCAAACCGTCCACCGAAGACAAGAAAGAATTGGGCAGTGTGCTAGGGACTAGGGAGGAGTACGAGGAGGGGACAAGGAGTTGATCCTGAAGCAGTTCTCAGTGTGTGGGCAGAGGTCGTGTACAGCAAGATTGGGGggaggtttgtaagaaagtcatCTGGCTTTTCCGATGAACGATCAGAACGCGTAAGCTGACTTCCATCATCGTCTTTCAGTTGACGAACGACTGAGGGATAGAAAGATTTCTGTACTCCGGTTGGCTGTGCACCATTGGTTTGAGGCTAGGCTAGAACTGAGACTCACCAAAGATTGGCACTCTTAGCTGACATGAACCCTTACGTTGATCTTCAACCACGCCGAGACTAAGATGATTCAGCCGCTCTCCTTTCCACTGATTCTGACAGTTCGGAGCAGAGGGACGAGATTCGCTTTCGTTGATTGATCGATCAAGCCGTAGTTCTCGTCAGAGCCATTTTCGCTATTGGTATGAGCACTTGACCTATACCTCTTCTCTCTTTGGCCagtcttttctttctctccctctggAACTAGCTTAGCTTCCGCTTTGCATTTTCCTCTGATCTGATTGATAGAGTTGAAACTAGGAGACCCTATCGTGGCTCTTCCGGCTGTTTCccatcttttcctttcttctcttctttcccacTCGCGGGAGCCCCCTTTTGAAAGACCAAAAATTCAAGAGCCTGTCTTTTGATTCCGTTTTGTGGTCTTTAGCCTATCTAGACCCGCATTCTGTCTTGCCCATGAGACCTTTTCCTGAACGTCTCAGCAAGCCATCCCTTGAAACTGAGCCCCTCCTTGACGCCTTTGAGCCCTGATCACTTTTTTGAGAAAACAGCAACCCCGGCTTCAAAGTCTTCCTTTCTACCCGTGGAACTTTCCAATTGAGCTCTCTCTTTCCCGATTCATGGTCTTCTCATTCCACCCATGGTAGCTTTGTGCTTTAGACCGAGGGTGAAGATCGGGTTTCTTCTCATGCCTTATCTTTTGGAAAGAGATCCACGTTCGTTGGTTGTGATGTCAGTCTGAGACCGGACTAGTAGtctcattttttttaacaatgaCCTATCATGTTCTTATTTTGACTATCCTATCAACCCGAAGAAGAGAGATAAAAAAAGGAAGATCTCCTCGATGGTTTGAATACAAGAAGAGGCAGTTGTCCCGTCAGACCACCTAGCCTCATCCAGGTGCCGTTCAGAAAGGGTCATGCATCGGAGGTAGTGAAGTAACCATCACAGCTCTCGGGGTCAGTCAGTCTGGATCAGAAAGGGATTGTGGATTCTAGACCACTACAAGATCTTCCCTCCTTGCCTATGTAGCGCCTTGTGATTCCCGGCTTTGACAGACAAGCAAAACTtgctgcccacttcaccagtcaCAACAGCCAGAAAGAGAATGGCCGCTCAGACTGCTATTTGACCATCAAGTTGCTCCAATGCCATCGAGAAGAAGTCTGTCTCAAGTCATGCACAAGAACAAAGAGGAAGATGACCAAGAACGGTGCTATCAAGATCGGATGAGGGCAGATCATGATTAGGGGATCATACGTCTGCAAGGCATCAAGAGTcaacttcttcttccttcctgagCCTTTATTCATCTGTGGTCGGTGCATGCAATTGGCAGGTGAACAATGAATCTTGGTTGAAGACTCAAGCTTGTGAGCTTGGTAGAAGCAAACGAGTTGGCTATGACAGATTGGGCATGTTGTCGCTTACAACTTGGGATGGTATGGGACATTCCATCATGAGGGAATGGCTACCTTGTTCATGTTGTCTACTCAAGGGAAGAGCGGGATACTTAGCTGATAGGGTGGACAATTAGCTAGAGCAGCAGGTGCTGTAGCGAAACTGATTGCAAAAGAGGGTAAATCGGCCACGTTAAGATTACCATCTGGGGAGGTCCATTTGATATCCAAAAACTGCTTAGCAACAGTCAGACAAGTGGGTAATGTTGGGGTGAACCAAAAAAGTTTGGGTAAAGCCGGATCTAAGTGTTGGCTAGGTAAGCGTCCTGTAGTAAGAGGAGTAGTTATGAACCCTGTAGACCATCCCCATGGGGGCGGTGAAGGGAGAGCACCCAACTTGCTTAGAAAGACCCTATTTATGAGCCTACCCCTCCTCCTTTTGAGTCATCTTGCATGAGAAGAAAGAGACCGACTTCATCGACTTCTAATGTCCGTGTGGAATGCAACTTGTTCGCTGAAGTGGAGGTGCTTTTCGCTGGGGTAGACCATTCTTGTGAGAACGAGTCAAGCTCGCCTCTTCATCCCACAATAAGGCCTTTTCGGAATGCCATGAATCAGACCTGCTTTTGACTTTGTTTTGATACCAGTGAATGCTCTTCATAAGATCCACAAAGCATTGCGAAGGGCATGATCGTCTTTGCTTTAGTATTGCACAAAGCTTTATCCTTGTCGAGAGGCATCACTACCTTATTTGCAGGTGGTCTTTTAACCTTTGCTATAGGCGCAGGCGCTACTCTTGCATGGACGGTTGCTAAAGACTGTGCTACCCTGGGGAGGCTC encodes the following:
- the LOC120106374 gene encoding uncharacterized protein LOC120106374, encoding RKKEGSKFRPLTVVLPIEKIMKEAIRMVPESIYDPEFPDTSHFRSGRGCHSALRRIKEEWGTSRWFLEFDIRKCFHTIDRHRFISIFKEEIDDPKFFYSTQKLFSAGRLVGGEKGPYSVPHSVLLSALPGNIYLHKLDQEIGRIRQKHEIPLVLRIRSVPLRTGRRIDDQENSGEEASFNAPQDNRAIIVGRVKSIQRKATFHSLVSSWHTLSTSTPRRRGDQKTPFVFPPSAALAAFLNKPSSLLCAAFLIEAAGLTPKAEFYGREGFNKNLAMRDLIKYCKRRGLLIELGGEAILVIRSERRLARKLAPLKTHDLLIRICYARYADDLLLGIVGAVELLIEIQKRITHFNQSGLNLWVGSAGSTTIAARSTVEFPGTVIREVPPRTTPIQFLRELEKRLRVKHRIHITACHLRSAIHSKLRDLGYSIPIKQLTKGMSGRGRLLDAVQLAETLGTAGVRSPQVSVLWGTVKHIRQGSREISLLHSSGRSNVPSDVQQAVSRSGMSVRKFSLYTPAGRKAAGEGGGHWAGSFSSEFPIQIEAPIKKILRRLRDRGLISRRRPRPIHVASLTNVSDGDIVNRSAGIAISPLSYYRCRDNLYQVRTIVDHQIRWSAIFTPAHKHKSSARNIIQKYPKDSNIVNQEGGKTLVEFPNSIELGKLGPGQDPKNDGALNYMFNK